A genomic region of Brienomyrus brachyistius isolate T26 chromosome 6, BBRACH_0.4, whole genome shotgun sequence contains the following coding sequences:
- the bcas1 gene encoding breast carcinoma-amplified sequence 1 isoform X2, with the protein MGNENSVYEFTEDPQANGKLQNGEANGHAIRIVSEGNSANVDAQFTSQSTSQPCKQEKVPSESCKPEGSQKQAGNSRPADTPGNPTQQLEPRKEEEVAPTKAPGQDSDRKRTRGTPRQATFSLFKSVSPPAEAPGNPAQQPAPKEEEVSVQPPPVADKEVEPKQDTEEKVPLFNKLFKKKAEAKIEVDLPVVETDSSQGEEKPVAVTVKENGLYCEVAPTKAPGQDSDRKRTRGTPRQATFSLFKSVSPPAEAPGSPAQQPAPKEEEVSVQPPPVADKEVEPKQDTEEKVPLFNKLFKKKAEAKIEVDLPVVETDGSQGEEKPVLVTVKENGLHCEVAPTKAPGQDSDRKRTRGTPRQATFSLFKSVSPPAEAPGSPAQQPAPKEEEVSVQPPPVADKEVEPKQDTEEKVPLFNKLFKKKAEAKIEVDLPVVETDGSQGEEKPVLVTVKENGLHCEVAPTKTPGQDSDRKRTRGTPRQATFSLFKSVSPPAEAPGSPAQQPAPKEEEVSVQPPPVADKEVEPKQDTEEKVPLFNKLFKKKAEAKIEVDLPVVETDGSQGEEKPVAVTVKANGLRCEPGKGEEASAQRPELLGSVLAESKELGVNSINVQPQQAEHGESHRGERPVMNFFKTFASPSKTSKGVSPDVSKDTAKGTKEPESQSKLEKGSAAKTAEPPASEPKDTDPNPKDSTGGTFSKLFRQKSFKDTQPTATSEVDAATASRSTKTSPPPEPPKAETKAEPAAKNPKNSQKEVPKDAPSGPEIKQKPAKSGPLSKLFQRKTMEEEQQEEEPQEEEGQGGASKASTLEASALPAQTAKPLEKKKSNLITLFKTKTPETTKNTPPDAPPLPEAAQGVKLKEDPKPGTEAEKKRSGKQDLIPKVKALEVGVDSKSVSEASQSGDEAAVSVSKKLEKRNSIHLFFKSLGPKRLSEASVQTDPVTITYPCEKAK; encoded by the exons ATGCTCAGTTCACCAGTCAGTCAACCTCACAGCCCTGCAAACAGGAGAAAGTGCCCTCAGAATCCTGCAAGCCGGAAGGCAGCCAAAAGCAGGCTGGCAACAGCCGCCCTGCAGACACTCCAGGGAATCCAACACAGCAACTGGAGCCAAGAAAGGAAGAG GAGGTAGCTCCCACAAAGGCCCCAGGGCAGGACAGTGACCGTAAGCGGACCAGAGGTACCCCTCGTCAGGCCACCTTCTCGCTTTTCAAATCGGTCTCGCCTCCTGCTGAAGCTCCAGGGAATCCAGCACAGCAACCGGCGCCGAAAGAGGAGGAGGTCAGTGTCCAGCCTCCACCTGTAGCAGATAAGGAGGTGGAGCCCAAGCAGGACACAGAGGAGAAGGTGCCGTTGTTCAACAAGCTTTTCAAGAAGAAAGCAGAGGCCAAGATTGAGGTGGACCTGCCTGTGGTGGAGACTGACAGCTCACAGGGGGAGGAGAAGCCTGTTGCCGttacagtcaaagaaaatggtcTCTACTGT GAGGTCGCTCCCACAAAGGCCCCAGGGCAGGACAGTGACCGTAAGCGGACCAGAGGTACCCCTCGTCAGGCCACCTTCTCGCTTTTCAAATCGGTCTCACCTCCTGCTGAAGCTCCAGGGAGTCCAGCACAGCAACCGGCGCCGAAAGAGGAGGAGGTCAGTGTCCAGCCTCCACCTGTAGCAGATAAGGAGGTGGAGCCCAAGCAGGACACAGAGGAGAAGGTGCCGTTGTTCAACAAGCTTTTCAAGAAGAAAGCAGAGGCCAAGATTGAGGTGGACCTGCCTGTGGTGGAGACTGACGGCTCACAGGGGGAGGAGAAGCCTGTTCTAGTTACAGTCAAGGAAAATGGTCTCCACTGT GAGGTCGCTCCCACAAAGGCCCCAGGGCAGGACAGTGACCGTAAGCGGACCAGAGGTACCCCTCGTCAGGCCACCTTCTCGCTTTTCAAATCGGTCTCACCTCCTGCTGAAGCTCCAGGGAGTCCAGCACAGCAACCGGCGCCGAAAGAGGAGGAGGTCAGTGTCCAGCCTCCACCTGTAGCAGATAAGGAGGTGGAGCCCAAGCAGGACACAGAGGAGAAGGTGCCGTTGTTCAACAAGCTTTTCAAGAAGAAAGCAGAGGCCAAGATTGAGGTGGACCTGCCTGTGGTGGAGACTGACGGCTCACAGGGGGAGGAGAAGCCTGTTCTAGTTACAGTCAAGGAAAATGGTCTCCACTGT GAGGTCGCTCCCACAAAGACCCCAGGGCAGGACAGTGACCGTAAGCGGACCAGAGGTACCCCTCGTCAGGCCACCTTCTCGCTTTTCAAATCGGTCTCACCTCCTGCTGAAGCTCCAGGGAGTCCAGCACAGCAACCGGCGCCGAAAGAGGAGGAGGTCAGTGTCCAGCCTCCACCTGTAGCAGATAAGGAGGTGGAGCCCAAGCAGGACACAGAGGAGAAGGTGCCGTTGTTCAACAAGCTTTTCAAGAAGAAAGCAGAGGCCAAGATTGAGGTGGACCTGCCTGTGGTGGAGACTGACGGCTCACAGGGGGAGGAGAAGCCTGTTGCCGTTACAGTCAAGGCAAATGGTCTCCGTTGT GAGCCTGGAAAAGGCGAGGAGGCGTCGGCCCAGCGTCCTGAGCTTCTTGGCAGCGTCCTGGCGGAAAGCAAAGAGCTCGGCGTCAACAGCATCAACGTCCAACCGCAGCAGGCTGAACACGGGGAGAGTCACCGAGGAGAACGGCCAGTGATGAATTTTTTCAAAACATTC GCGAGTCCAAGTAAAACCTCCAAAGGAGTCTCTCCAGATGTCTCCAAAGACACG GCAAAGGGCACCAAGGAGCCCGAGAGCCAAAGCAAACTGGAAAAGGGGTCTGCAGCCAAGACGGCAGAGCCCCCTGCCTCAGAACCTAAAGACACGGACCCCAATCCAAAGGACTCAACGGGGGGCACATTCAGCAAACTCTTTAGGCAGAAG TCCTTCAAGGATACCCAACCAACAGCCACAAGC GAGGTAGATGCTGCTACTGCTTCTAGATCTACCAAGACATCCCCTCCACCAGAACCACCTAAAGCAGAAACCAAAGCAGAACCGGCAGCCAAAAATCCCAAGAACTCCCAAAAGGAAGTACCCAAGGATGCCCCGAGCGGGCCAGAGATCAAGCAGAAGCCTGCTAAGAGTGGGCCTCTCTCCAAACTTTTCCAGCGCAAG ACTATGGAGGAGGAGCAACAGGAGGAGGAGCcacaggaggaggaggggcag GGTGGAGCGTCAAAAGCCAGCACGCTAGAAGCGTCCGCACTGCCGGCACAGACAGCAAAACCACTGGAGAAAAAGAAATCGAATCTTATCACCCTTTTCAAGACAAAG ACCCCCGAGACCACAAAGAACACGCCGCCTGATGCTCCCCCTCTGCCCGAGGCGGCCCAAGGTGTCAAGTTGAAAGAAGACCCCAAACCCGGTACTGAGGCCGAGAAGAAGAGGAGCGGAAAGCAGGACCTCATACCCAAAGTGAAGGCTCTGGAGGTCGGCGTAGACAGCAAATCAGTGTCGGAAGCCTCACAGAGTGGCGATGAAGCCGCCGTCAGCGTCTCCAAAAAACTTGAGAAGAGAAACTCCATCCACTTGTTCTTCAAAAGCCTG GGGCCAAAGAGGCTGTCGGAAGCCAGCGTTCAGACTGATCCTGTGACCATTACTTATCCGTGCGAAAAGGCCAAGTAA
- the bcas1 gene encoding breast carcinoma-amplified sequence 1 isoform X1, producing MGNENSVYEFTEDPQANGKLQNGEANGHAIRIVSEGNSANVDAQFTSQSTSQPCKQEKVPSESCKPEGSQKQAGNSRPADTPGNPTQQLEPRKEEEVAPTKAPGQDSDRKRTRGTPRQATFSLFKSVSPPAEAPGNPAQQPAPKEEEVSVQPPPVADKEVEPKQDTEEKVPLFNKLFKKKAEAKIEVDLPVVETDSSQGEEKPVAVTVKENGLYCEVAPTKAPGQDSDRKRTRGTPRQATFSLFKSVSPPAEAPGSPAQQPAPKEEEVSVQPPPVADKEVEPKQDTEEKVPLFNKLFKKKAEAKIEVDLPVVETDGSQGEEKPVLVTVKENGLHCEVAPTKAPGQDSDRKRTRGTPRQATFSLFKSVSPPAEAPGSPAQQPAPKEEEVSVQPPPVADKEVEPKQDTEEKVPLFNKLFKKKAEAKIEVDLPVVETDGSQGEEKPVLVTVKENGLHCEVAPTKTPGQDSDRKRTRGTPRQATFSLFKSVSPPAEAPGSPAQQPAPKEEEVSVQPPPVADKEVEPKQDTEEKVPLFNKLFKKKAEAKIEVDLPVVETDGSQGEEKPVAVTVKANGLRCEPGKGEEASAQRPELLGSVLAESKELGVNSINVQPQQAEHGESHRGERPVMNFFKTFASPSKTSKGVSPDVSKDTAKGTKEPESQSKLEKGSAAKTAEPPASEPKDTDPNPKDSTGGTFSKLFRQKSFKDTQPTATSEVDAATASRSTKTSPPPEPPKAETKAEPAAKNPKNSQKEVPKDAPSGPEIKQKPAKSGPLSKLFQRKTMEEEQQEEEPQEEEGQGGASKASTLEASALPAQTAKPLEKKKSNLITLFKTKVPQRPQTSKVQAAPTCGNSVPVSTDVPTPETTKNTPPDAPPLPEAAQGVKLKEDPKPGTEAEKKRSGKQDLIPKVKALEVGVDSKSVSEASQSGDEAAVSVSKKLEKRNSIHLFFKSLGPKRLSEASVQTDPVTITYPCEKAK from the exons ATGCTCAGTTCACCAGTCAGTCAACCTCACAGCCCTGCAAACAGGAGAAAGTGCCCTCAGAATCCTGCAAGCCGGAAGGCAGCCAAAAGCAGGCTGGCAACAGCCGCCCTGCAGACACTCCAGGGAATCCAACACAGCAACTGGAGCCAAGAAAGGAAGAG GAGGTAGCTCCCACAAAGGCCCCAGGGCAGGACAGTGACCGTAAGCGGACCAGAGGTACCCCTCGTCAGGCCACCTTCTCGCTTTTCAAATCGGTCTCGCCTCCTGCTGAAGCTCCAGGGAATCCAGCACAGCAACCGGCGCCGAAAGAGGAGGAGGTCAGTGTCCAGCCTCCACCTGTAGCAGATAAGGAGGTGGAGCCCAAGCAGGACACAGAGGAGAAGGTGCCGTTGTTCAACAAGCTTTTCAAGAAGAAAGCAGAGGCCAAGATTGAGGTGGACCTGCCTGTGGTGGAGACTGACAGCTCACAGGGGGAGGAGAAGCCTGTTGCCGttacagtcaaagaaaatggtcTCTACTGT GAGGTCGCTCCCACAAAGGCCCCAGGGCAGGACAGTGACCGTAAGCGGACCAGAGGTACCCCTCGTCAGGCCACCTTCTCGCTTTTCAAATCGGTCTCACCTCCTGCTGAAGCTCCAGGGAGTCCAGCACAGCAACCGGCGCCGAAAGAGGAGGAGGTCAGTGTCCAGCCTCCACCTGTAGCAGATAAGGAGGTGGAGCCCAAGCAGGACACAGAGGAGAAGGTGCCGTTGTTCAACAAGCTTTTCAAGAAGAAAGCAGAGGCCAAGATTGAGGTGGACCTGCCTGTGGTGGAGACTGACGGCTCACAGGGGGAGGAGAAGCCTGTTCTAGTTACAGTCAAGGAAAATGGTCTCCACTGT GAGGTCGCTCCCACAAAGGCCCCAGGGCAGGACAGTGACCGTAAGCGGACCAGAGGTACCCCTCGTCAGGCCACCTTCTCGCTTTTCAAATCGGTCTCACCTCCTGCTGAAGCTCCAGGGAGTCCAGCACAGCAACCGGCGCCGAAAGAGGAGGAGGTCAGTGTCCAGCCTCCACCTGTAGCAGATAAGGAGGTGGAGCCCAAGCAGGACACAGAGGAGAAGGTGCCGTTGTTCAACAAGCTTTTCAAGAAGAAAGCAGAGGCCAAGATTGAGGTGGACCTGCCTGTGGTGGAGACTGACGGCTCACAGGGGGAGGAGAAGCCTGTTCTAGTTACAGTCAAGGAAAATGGTCTCCACTGT GAGGTCGCTCCCACAAAGACCCCAGGGCAGGACAGTGACCGTAAGCGGACCAGAGGTACCCCTCGTCAGGCCACCTTCTCGCTTTTCAAATCGGTCTCACCTCCTGCTGAAGCTCCAGGGAGTCCAGCACAGCAACCGGCGCCGAAAGAGGAGGAGGTCAGTGTCCAGCCTCCACCTGTAGCAGATAAGGAGGTGGAGCCCAAGCAGGACACAGAGGAGAAGGTGCCGTTGTTCAACAAGCTTTTCAAGAAGAAAGCAGAGGCCAAGATTGAGGTGGACCTGCCTGTGGTGGAGACTGACGGCTCACAGGGGGAGGAGAAGCCTGTTGCCGTTACAGTCAAGGCAAATGGTCTCCGTTGT GAGCCTGGAAAAGGCGAGGAGGCGTCGGCCCAGCGTCCTGAGCTTCTTGGCAGCGTCCTGGCGGAAAGCAAAGAGCTCGGCGTCAACAGCATCAACGTCCAACCGCAGCAGGCTGAACACGGGGAGAGTCACCGAGGAGAACGGCCAGTGATGAATTTTTTCAAAACATTC GCGAGTCCAAGTAAAACCTCCAAAGGAGTCTCTCCAGATGTCTCCAAAGACACG GCAAAGGGCACCAAGGAGCCCGAGAGCCAAAGCAAACTGGAAAAGGGGTCTGCAGCCAAGACGGCAGAGCCCCCTGCCTCAGAACCTAAAGACACGGACCCCAATCCAAAGGACTCAACGGGGGGCACATTCAGCAAACTCTTTAGGCAGAAG TCCTTCAAGGATACCCAACCAACAGCCACAAGC GAGGTAGATGCTGCTACTGCTTCTAGATCTACCAAGACATCCCCTCCACCAGAACCACCTAAAGCAGAAACCAAAGCAGAACCGGCAGCCAAAAATCCCAAGAACTCCCAAAAGGAAGTACCCAAGGATGCCCCGAGCGGGCCAGAGATCAAGCAGAAGCCTGCTAAGAGTGGGCCTCTCTCCAAACTTTTCCAGCGCAAG ACTATGGAGGAGGAGCAACAGGAGGAGGAGCcacaggaggaggaggggcag GGTGGAGCGTCAAAAGCCAGCACGCTAGAAGCGTCCGCACTGCCGGCACAGACAGCAAAACCACTGGAGAAAAAGAAATCGAATCTTATCACCCTTTTCAAGACAAAG GTACCGCAACGCCCCCAAACATCTAAAGTCCAGGCTGCCCCGACATGTGGAAACAGTGTCCCTGTCAGCACTGATGTACCG ACCCCCGAGACCACAAAGAACACGCCGCCTGATGCTCCCCCTCTGCCCGAGGCGGCCCAAGGTGTCAAGTTGAAAGAAGACCCCAAACCCGGTACTGAGGCCGAGAAGAAGAGGAGCGGAAAGCAGGACCTCATACCCAAAGTGAAGGCTCTGGAGGTCGGCGTAGACAGCAAATCAGTGTCGGAAGCCTCACAGAGTGGCGATGAAGCCGCCGTCAGCGTCTCCAAAAAACTTGAGAAGAGAAACTCCATCCACTTGTTCTTCAAAAGCCTG GGGCCAAAGAGGCTGTCGGAAGCCAGCGTTCAGACTGATCCTGTGACCATTACTTATCCGTGCGAAAAGGCCAAGTAA
- the bcas1 gene encoding breast carcinoma-amplified sequence 1 isoform X3 → MGNENSVYEFTEDPQANGKLQNGEANGHAIRIVSEGNSANVDAQFTSQSTSQPCKQEKVPSESCKPEGSQKQAGNSRPADTPGNPTQQLEPRKEEEVAPTKAPGQDSDRKRTRGTPRQATFSLFKSVSPPAEAPGNPAQQPAPKEEEVSVQPPPVADKEVEPKQDTEEKVPLFNKLFKKKAEAKIEVDLPVVETDSSQGEEKPVAVTVKENGLYCEVAPTKAPGQDSDRKRTRGTPRQATFSLFKSVSPPAEAPGSPAQQPAPKEEEVSVQPPPVADKEVEPKQDTEEKVPLFNKLFKKKAEAKIEVDLPVVETDGSQGEEKPVLVTVKENGLHCEVAPTKAPGQDSDRKRTRGTPRQATFSLFKSVSPPAEAPGSPAQQPAPKEEEVSVQPPPVADKEVEPKQDTEEKVPLFNKLFKKKAEAKIEVDLPVVETDGSQGEEKPVLVTVKENGLHCEVAPTKTPGQDSDRKRTRGTPRQATFSLFKSVSPPAEAPGSPAQQPAPKEEEVSVQPPPVADKEVEPKQDTEEKVPLFNKLFKKKAEAKIEVDLPVVETDGSQGEEKPVAVTVKANGLRCEPGKGEEASAQRPELLGSVLAESKELGVNSINVQPQQAEHGESHRGERPVMNFFKTFASPSKTSKGVSPDVSKDTAKGTKEPESQSKLEKGSAAKTAEPPASEPKDTDPNPKDSTGGTFSKLFRQKSFKDTQPTATSEVDAATASRSTKTSPPPEPPKAETKAEPAAKNPKNSQKEVPKDAPSGPEIKQKPAKSGPLSKLFQRKGGASKASTLEASALPAQTAKPLEKKKSNLITLFKTKTPETTKNTPPDAPPLPEAAQGVKLKEDPKPGTEAEKKRSGKQDLIPKVKALEVGVDSKSVSEASQSGDEAAVSVSKKLEKRNSIHLFFKSLGPKRLSEASVQTDPVTITYPCEKAK, encoded by the exons ATGCTCAGTTCACCAGTCAGTCAACCTCACAGCCCTGCAAACAGGAGAAAGTGCCCTCAGAATCCTGCAAGCCGGAAGGCAGCCAAAAGCAGGCTGGCAACAGCCGCCCTGCAGACACTCCAGGGAATCCAACACAGCAACTGGAGCCAAGAAAGGAAGAG GAGGTAGCTCCCACAAAGGCCCCAGGGCAGGACAGTGACCGTAAGCGGACCAGAGGTACCCCTCGTCAGGCCACCTTCTCGCTTTTCAAATCGGTCTCGCCTCCTGCTGAAGCTCCAGGGAATCCAGCACAGCAACCGGCGCCGAAAGAGGAGGAGGTCAGTGTCCAGCCTCCACCTGTAGCAGATAAGGAGGTGGAGCCCAAGCAGGACACAGAGGAGAAGGTGCCGTTGTTCAACAAGCTTTTCAAGAAGAAAGCAGAGGCCAAGATTGAGGTGGACCTGCCTGTGGTGGAGACTGACAGCTCACAGGGGGAGGAGAAGCCTGTTGCCGttacagtcaaagaaaatggtcTCTACTGT GAGGTCGCTCCCACAAAGGCCCCAGGGCAGGACAGTGACCGTAAGCGGACCAGAGGTACCCCTCGTCAGGCCACCTTCTCGCTTTTCAAATCGGTCTCACCTCCTGCTGAAGCTCCAGGGAGTCCAGCACAGCAACCGGCGCCGAAAGAGGAGGAGGTCAGTGTCCAGCCTCCACCTGTAGCAGATAAGGAGGTGGAGCCCAAGCAGGACACAGAGGAGAAGGTGCCGTTGTTCAACAAGCTTTTCAAGAAGAAAGCAGAGGCCAAGATTGAGGTGGACCTGCCTGTGGTGGAGACTGACGGCTCACAGGGGGAGGAGAAGCCTGTTCTAGTTACAGTCAAGGAAAATGGTCTCCACTGT GAGGTCGCTCCCACAAAGGCCCCAGGGCAGGACAGTGACCGTAAGCGGACCAGAGGTACCCCTCGTCAGGCCACCTTCTCGCTTTTCAAATCGGTCTCACCTCCTGCTGAAGCTCCAGGGAGTCCAGCACAGCAACCGGCGCCGAAAGAGGAGGAGGTCAGTGTCCAGCCTCCACCTGTAGCAGATAAGGAGGTGGAGCCCAAGCAGGACACAGAGGAGAAGGTGCCGTTGTTCAACAAGCTTTTCAAGAAGAAAGCAGAGGCCAAGATTGAGGTGGACCTGCCTGTGGTGGAGACTGACGGCTCACAGGGGGAGGAGAAGCCTGTTCTAGTTACAGTCAAGGAAAATGGTCTCCACTGT GAGGTCGCTCCCACAAAGACCCCAGGGCAGGACAGTGACCGTAAGCGGACCAGAGGTACCCCTCGTCAGGCCACCTTCTCGCTTTTCAAATCGGTCTCACCTCCTGCTGAAGCTCCAGGGAGTCCAGCACAGCAACCGGCGCCGAAAGAGGAGGAGGTCAGTGTCCAGCCTCCACCTGTAGCAGATAAGGAGGTGGAGCCCAAGCAGGACACAGAGGAGAAGGTGCCGTTGTTCAACAAGCTTTTCAAGAAGAAAGCAGAGGCCAAGATTGAGGTGGACCTGCCTGTGGTGGAGACTGACGGCTCACAGGGGGAGGAGAAGCCTGTTGCCGTTACAGTCAAGGCAAATGGTCTCCGTTGT GAGCCTGGAAAAGGCGAGGAGGCGTCGGCCCAGCGTCCTGAGCTTCTTGGCAGCGTCCTGGCGGAAAGCAAAGAGCTCGGCGTCAACAGCATCAACGTCCAACCGCAGCAGGCTGAACACGGGGAGAGTCACCGAGGAGAACGGCCAGTGATGAATTTTTTCAAAACATTC GCGAGTCCAAGTAAAACCTCCAAAGGAGTCTCTCCAGATGTCTCCAAAGACACG GCAAAGGGCACCAAGGAGCCCGAGAGCCAAAGCAAACTGGAAAAGGGGTCTGCAGCCAAGACGGCAGAGCCCCCTGCCTCAGAACCTAAAGACACGGACCCCAATCCAAAGGACTCAACGGGGGGCACATTCAGCAAACTCTTTAGGCAGAAG TCCTTCAAGGATACCCAACCAACAGCCACAAGC GAGGTAGATGCTGCTACTGCTTCTAGATCTACCAAGACATCCCCTCCACCAGAACCACCTAAAGCAGAAACCAAAGCAGAACCGGCAGCCAAAAATCCCAAGAACTCCCAAAAGGAAGTACCCAAGGATGCCCCGAGCGGGCCAGAGATCAAGCAGAAGCCTGCTAAGAGTGGGCCTCTCTCCAAACTTTTCCAGCGCAAG GGTGGAGCGTCAAAAGCCAGCACGCTAGAAGCGTCCGCACTGCCGGCACAGACAGCAAAACCACTGGAGAAAAAGAAATCGAATCTTATCACCCTTTTCAAGACAAAG ACCCCCGAGACCACAAAGAACACGCCGCCTGATGCTCCCCCTCTGCCCGAGGCGGCCCAAGGTGTCAAGTTGAAAGAAGACCCCAAACCCGGTACTGAGGCCGAGAAGAAGAGGAGCGGAAAGCAGGACCTCATACCCAAAGTGAAGGCTCTGGAGGTCGGCGTAGACAGCAAATCAGTGTCGGAAGCCTCACAGAGTGGCGATGAAGCCGCCGTCAGCGTCTCCAAAAAACTTGAGAAGAGAAACTCCATCCACTTGTTCTTCAAAAGCCTG GGGCCAAAGAGGCTGTCGGAAGCCAGCGTTCAGACTGATCCTGTGACCATTACTTATCCGTGCGAAAAGGCCAAGTAA